Genomic segment of Candidatus Omnitrophota bacterium:
CATAATTTTTCCATCACCTTTATGAGCCTCTTCATCGCCTCTTCGGGACCTGTGGTTATCCGCAGGAAGGTCTCGTATCCCTTTATCGGGAGACCGCTCCTCACCCTGATATCTGCCTTCTTAAATGATGCAAGCGCCTTTTCCTTTTTCGTACCGAAATCTATATGTATGAAGTTAGATACCGTGCTGACATACCGGAACCCGAGGCGGTCCAGTTCCCTTATCAGATACTTTTCGCCGAGTTTTGTGCCGACAAGATACTTCCTGACCTCTTCCCAGTTATCCAGGACCTCCTCGGCCAGTATTACGGCCGGACCGCTCGCCTCATACATGGGCCTGAATTTGTACAGGAGAGCGGTAAGCACGGGAGAGGCCGCTATATATCCTATACGCGCGCCCGCGAGGCCGCACGCCTTCGAGAATGTCCTGGTCACCATGACATTATCATGGTCCTCTATAAGAGAAATGGATGTCTTGGGGCAAAAACCGTGATATGCCTCGTCTATCAGGACCACTGCGCCGGCCCCTTCGGCCTTCGCGACGATCTTCTTCATCATAGGCAACTCTATATATGTGCCTGTGGGGCTATTGGGATTCGCGATGACAACAAGAGATACCTTTTCGTCTATATCGTTCAAAAGTTTTTTCGTGTCGAGCGTGAGGTCTTTATCAAAACCGGCAAACCGCTTCCCGGCGCCGTACAACTCGCAATACACCTCTACCATGGCAAATGTCGGCTTAAGGGTGACCACGCCATCGCCCGGTTTTACACAGAGGTCGAACGCATGGCGGATGGCGGCGTCAGAGCCGGCAGTCAGCATGAAATGGTCGACTCCGTAACCGTGGAACGCGCTCAGCTTCTTATAGAGGCGTTCCGGCTCGGGGTAGGCCATTACGCACTCCTGGGTGATGCGGCCGGCGGCCTTTTTCCAGAACCCGGTAGAGAAAGGCGTTACCCTTTCATTCTTCTCCAGGCGAAGCGAGCCGTATCTCGTCTCGTCGGCGCCCCGCTCCCTCAGGACCGGCTTCACCCACTCTTTATATTTAAAAGACATACCTATTATCCCTTCCCTTTGAAACCGTGGTCCCTGAGCCAGGCCTCCGCCTGCGGTATCTGCCACTCGTAGTCGACATCGAGACCGCCCCACTGCTTCAGCGGATATATCTTTTGCCCCATCCACTTCTGCGGCAGGAGCCCTTCTTTGATATTCTCGATGCATCGCGGCCTGACTATGGATACACCCATATCGGCGAACCACACATCGCCCTGTGAATCCCTGTCACAGCTCAGCTTCTTCGGATCACCGAAGACCTCGAACGGGACGAACGGTTTCAATAGGCCGTTATCATCTTCCTTTCGCGCCCTCAACGGACTCCACATATTATATTTAGAGACGGTTACGGCAGAGTCGTAGTCGGGATGCGCCCTCAGGACCTTTATGCCTTCGGATATGGCCGCGCTTGTAATGCACGGCGCATTGCACATGAGAAGCACGACGAGCTCCACATCTTTCCCTCTCTTCTCATACTCCTTCTTTATGAGACCGTACGCATGCACATAAACGTCATCTCCCAGGGCGGCATCGGTGCATAGCTCGGGAGGACGCTCGATGACCTTCACTCCGTTATTGCGGGCCAGCTTCATGAGCGCTTCGTCATCGGTGGTCACATATGTCTCGTCGACCTCGGGACAACCCTCCGCGGAAGCCATAGGATAATAGGAAAGCGGCTTCCCGAGCACCTTATACATGTTCTTACCCGGGAACCCCTTGCTCCCCTTACGCCCTTTCAATATCGCGCATATCATTTTGGTACTCCGCCTTTCTCTCTTTTTAGAAAGTTGTCTATCTCGCTATGCCTCAGGCAGCAGTTATCGCACGCCGGTATCTCGTGCGCCGCGCCCTTCCTGTGTAGCTCTCTTATCCGATTGAGTTTATCCGAGCACCACGCATCTTTTATAGATATCTCTTTGATATTTCCCAGCGCTATGAGGCCGTCGAAGTCGTGGTTACATGGCAGTATCGTCCCGTCGCAGAATACGGCCATCCTCTGCCACAACTGCTGGCACGCCCACGGATATTTCCGGCCGCGTCTCTTCTCCCCGGTCTCCTGGTGGTCCAGGAATATCACCTCATCGGCACGGCCCTTCCAGAAATCCTTATACTCTTCCTTTATCGTCTCTATCTCGGGCAGCATAACGGTCTGGACCCTGAGCTTGGGCCGGTCCGCTCCCATGCGCCTCTTCAAGGCCTGCATCGTCTCTATATTGGCCAGGACCGTTTCATATTTCGACCCCACCCGGTACTTTTCATACATCTCTTTCGTATACCCTTCGAACGAAACCGATATCCTGTCCAGAGAGGCGTCGATCAGCCTTTCCGACATCTCTTCGGTCAATAGCATGCCGTTGGTGTTAAAATAGACGTCTATGAGCCCCGCCGACTTAGCATGCTTCACAAATTCAGCTATGCGGGGATGGAGGAGCGGTTCTCCGCGGATATTGAACTTGACGCCGGCCAGGCCGTTCGCCGCCCCTTCGTCTATGATCCGTGCCACAAGGTCCGGGCTTATCAGGTCCTTCTCGAGCACCTCCCGCTTCGGCGTGGTAGGACAGAACGGGCATGAGAGGTTGCACGCGTTAGTCGCCTCGATGTCGATGAATAAAGGGAAACCGCCCGTACTGAAATTCTCCGGCCATTCTTTCCAATTCCGCCTGTATTCCATGAAACGCGCGTCAGGGTTAGCAAGCAGGTCGGCACCGGCCATCCTGTGGACGTTGGAATTGACCTTCATGGTAGCGTCAGGCTTCATCGTTTTTCCCATATATTAAGGATATCTTATCCCTTCCTTCAACCTGTCGGAGACCGCCTGCCAGAACGGCGCGTCAACGGAGCCGTCTTGTTTTATATAGGTATTTCTGTAATTGTCATATGCCTTTTCATCAACGGCCAGTACATCTTCAAGATCATCCTCTGAAAAATGATCTATGTTCACCGCTACCTTACCAAGCGATGCCGCGGTCACTGATATCAATTCTTTCTGCGGGCTCCGGTCGAGGCGGTCGGTCGTTATAAAGATAAGCGGTTTTTTGAATAGAACCGAGAAATTGATGGCCGTGCTGCTGTGTGCCATGACAAGGCTCGAGTCCCTGACCAGTTCTGCGGTCCTATTCTTCACTACAGGCCTTCCTTCAAAATAATCCGGATGATTCTCGTAATCGGCTTTCGGATGTGCGGCTATTACAACGCGCACCTTATATTTCGCCTCTACGAAACGGAAAAAATTCCTCATGGCAGGATAGTAATCGTCCTTTTCGGAAAACGGCTTAACGCCCATGTGCATATAATCCGGATGGAACGGGACATATTCATCCAGAAAAACGGCCATGGAATCTTTCGACACAGCGTCCCTCCTGCCCTTCTCCCTCAGGTATATGTCGTAATCAAAAGAGTGTATCCGGATCGTCTCGCTTCTAGGGTCTATGGGGTAGCTGGAATAGGCCGGTTGCTCTCCGCCTTCAAATACGAGAGTGGCGGCGCGTATCCCAATAAAACGGAACGGTATATTTAGAAAAAGGAGATTTGCTACGGTTGCCACCCTGGCCAAAGTCGGCATCTTAAAAAAACTTCTAGCCCTTAAGCCATCTCTGTTCTTCCTCTGCACGGGCAGTGAGTTGGCAGTCCATACGGCGTAAGGGATCCGGCGCGCGGAGACGGCCCTGTATATGAAATACGACTTTAAATCGTACCTGATGAGACAGATCATGAAATCGCCCATTCCCGATCGTCTTAAAGCCACGAGCAATTCCTTTTTTGAATAGAATACCCTGTGTTCCAGGCAGTCGTATGACAGGGAGGGGTCGAACGTCCTGGGATAAAAGATGGGCGCAAGATCCCATATCTCAACCTCAAAACCATTATCCTTCAACGTTTCAACGCCGAACCTGTCGTGGTCTCTTTCGCAGAAAGTATTTGCGACTAAAAATATTATTTTATCGATCTTCATCCGGCTCGTCACGATCCCTTTGACAATATACCTGCAAGTTGCCCCAGATACATTTCTTCCGAAGCGCCACCGTCATACCAACCGTTATTAGACCACACTGTCTTATCATACACGTCGAGTATCTCTTTTCTCAACATCCTGCCGGCATCATCCTGGATCTCTGACCTCTCTATGAAAGGCCAAAAAGATTTTGGCAATTTGACATATAAAGGGAAGACGTTCCGCATCTCCATAAGCTCCCTTTTGCTTAAGTTTGGGAACTTCATGGGTGGATTGTCTCTGTCATACAGGCTGCCTTCATCCGGATCAAATAGATTTTCCCTTATGGCTATCTCTCTAAGCTCCGTCCCCTCGAACGGGAAGAATAACCCGACCTGTGGATATTGCACACCGGCATTCCTGTTAAGCTCGACGGTGGCATAATACGTCTTGCGCGTTTCGAACGGTATGCCGAGCATATTGAACGACACGGTCCTTATGCCTGCATCCCTGAAGAGGGAAAATGCCCTTATAACGTCCTCTTCCGTATCCACACGTTTCAGCACATCTCTTCTCAGGTGCAGGTCACCGGTCTCTATCGCTATGGAAGCGCTTGCGCAGTTCATCTCTTTAAGTATGCGCACCTTCTCCTCCGTTACGGACTTTGGATTCGTCTCTATGGTGAACGGGAGGCCGATTTCGTCCCTGTACGCCTCCCCCAACTCCCGGAGGTTGTCCACGGGGCGCATCAGAAAATCTTCATCATGAAATTTAAAGAACTGCAGCCCGTATCTTTTTACGAGGTGCTTCAGTTCCGGCAGTATCCTCTTGACGCTGTACCTTCTCATAACATATTTGTTCGAGTAAAGCCCGTGATAAAAATGGTTTATACAATATGTACAGTGATACGGGCACCCCCAATTCAGCATATGGTCTCCGCCCACATATATCCGTCCGTCAAACGGCTTATAAAACTGCCTCTTGTCGAATATCTCCCAATCGACATAAGGCATGGCATCGATATCCTTCACAAGCGGTCCGGGAGCGTTCTTTACTATAGAACCCTTTTTATTTCCCCATATATTCGGTATGCTGTACAGGTCGCCTCCGCCTGCCATCGCCTTCAAAAATTCGGGGAAGGCCCTTAATCCCTCACCGATACATACGAAATCGGCATTATGCGACAGGAGCGTCTTTTCGGGATTCAGCGTAGGATATTTATTACCCCATATTATGGGGATATCCGGCATTGCCTCTTTTGCAGCCGCAGATATCTGGGCCGCTATCCTGAATTCATCGCTCAATACTCCTATGGCCACACAATCGGGCCTGAACTCACTGAACGCCTTTTTGAACTCTTCCTTAAGGTCGAGCTTCTCTTTCTTTAAATTATAGGATGAGGGATCTACTGGCTTAAACATCTTTACGGACTGCCCGAATTGCGTATTATCCGTATATCCGAAATCTATGCCGGTGGTATCGAATAGCTTCGTCTCCCACCCCAGCTGCCGCGCTATGCCGGCCAGGAGCGATATGCCTATCGGCTTGAACCCGAAAGAATCTTTGTTCGGCCAGACTAAAAGGAGCTTCATGTGCATGTAACCCTTTTCTTACCCGGGACGTTTATAATAACCATGGATACGCTCTATCGTGTCACATATGCGCTCGACATCGGAAAGCGGCATATCTGAATATAACGGTAAACTGAGCGAGCCGCCCGCTAACCTTTCAGTCGCTTCAAACTTAGCGGCGCCGTTTCGAAATCCCAAAAATATCTTCTGGTCGTGGACTGCAGGATAAAAATACTTTTTCGTCACGATCTTCTCCGCGGCCAGGGCATCCGCAAGCACGTCCCTTGTGATACCGAACCTTGCGCCATCGACCAGGATAGAGAAGTCCTTGTAGCTAGACCTGTTCCGTCCTTCTATCTTCTGGAACGTCAGGCCCTCCAGCTTCGACAGGCGTCTGGTGTACAATGCGGCTATACTGTTTCTCCGCTTCGCATGAGCTTCCAGGCGCTTCAGGCCCTCGATCCCCAGGAGCCCGGAAAACTCATCCATCCTTGCGCTCAATCCGGAGAACGCGCAGTCATAAGTGCCCGGGTCACCGTAATTCCTGCCTATCCTTACCATCCCTGCCAGCTTGTCGTCGTTCGTAGTGACTACCCCGCCCTCTCCGGCAGTGACGAGTTTCGTAGGACTTAAACTGAATGACTCGGCGTCGCCGAACGTGCCGGCATTCCGGCCTTTATATACCGAACCGAAACCGTGGGCGGCATCGAATATCAACTTCAGATCCCGCCTTCTGGCTATCCGCTCCAGCTTATCCATATCCGGAGGATTTCCGAATATGTAGACCGCCAGTATCGCGGAAGTAGCGGGAGTAATGGCCTTTTCCGCTTCTTCCGGATCTATATTATAAGTGGCAGGGTCGCAATCTACGAAGACGGGCTTCAGGCCGTTCCATACTACGGCGTGGGCCGTCGCATGGAATGTGAAACTGGGTAATATGACCTCCCCCTTAAGCCCGAGCGCCTTCATGATAAGCATGAGCCCGCTTGTGCAGCTGGCAAGCGCTATGGCATGTCTTGCGCCGGTGTATTCAGCTACCCTGTTTTCAAATTCTTTCACATATCCTGCATTGGTGATCATGCCGCTCTCAAGTATGCGGCGATACCCTTTCACAAGACCGCCTATACCCGTTATGGTGGGACGGGTGATAGGGACCGGCTCGTCGAAGGCCGGCTTACCTCCGGCTATCGCGGGCAGCCGCCTCTTGAGGCCTCCTCGTTTACCCTTTTCTATCATTGTCCGTACTCCACGTTATAGTATCTGGCATCTTCCAGGTCTTCCGCACTCCTACCCATAAGCCATTTCCTGATCTCTATGACGCCTTCCTTAAGGTCGTTCGCCGCCCTCAACCCGAGCGTCGATGCGGCCTTTGCGAAAGATACGTTATAATTGCGCTGGTCTTTAGACTCTCCTTCGTTGATGAGGCGCGATCCGGGGACATGCCTCTGCACCACCTCCGCTACGGTGAATATCTGATAATTCTGGCCGTCCGAACCTACGTTGAAGACCTCGCCCTTCACCGCGTTTATGGGCGATTCGAGACACCTCACATACGCCTCTGCGGCGTCTTTTACATGTACGAGCGGCCGCCATTGCCTGCCCCCGCCGTGGACCTTTATACGTTTCTCGACCATAGCCGTCTTGGTCATCGTATTGACGACGAGGTCGAACCTCATCCTTGGCGAATATCCGTATAGGGTGCCCATGCGCAGTATCGTGGGCGAGAAGTTCTCGTCGACAAGACCGAGCACCCCTTCTTCGGACCTTATCTTTGAACGCGCATAGAGCGATACCGGGTTTAAAGGCGAATCTTCATCGAGAGGGAGCTCGTCATCCATCATTCCGTAGACACTGCAGGTGGAGGCGTAGATAAAACGGTTTATCTGGTGGTACCTGCACGCCTCGGCAAGGACCTTGTTGGCGAGGTAGTTCGTCTCTATGGCGGCCTCCGGCTTATTCTTGCAGGCAGGGTCGCCTACTATGGCCGCCAGGTTCACCACGCTGTCGACACCCTCAAGGGACCTGACCATAGTGGATATATTCCTCATATCTCCTTCGACGAGGGTAAAATTCCTCTTTCCGGCAAGGCCGTCCATCGACTCTGCCCCGTACATCAGGAGGTCCAGGACTTTGACCCTCGCCCCGTGCTCGAGGAGGCGCCTGACAAGGATCGAGCCGAGATATCCGGCGCCGCCCACTACGAGAATATTCCTGCCCATCACGCGCTTCCTGTGAGGCCGCAGGGCGTTCTCGCCGGTAATGGCATCGCAGAACGCCATCCTGCAGGGACGGCCCTTGCCGTCCACGACCAGTATGTAACGGCTGTCCGGCATGCGTGCACGCAGTTCCCTTACGGCCTTCTTCGCCACATATCCGTTCGAAAGGTCCTTTTCCCGCAGGAAGACCGGATGCGGATTGATTATGGCCTTCACTTTCTCCGACACATCGCTCCCCTTAAGGATCGCCTTCCTTATCTCGCTGTCGCTCGCCGCCCCTATAAGACGTTTTTTGTCATCTACGATATAAGCCACCCTCAACCCCGAGTGGTCTATGAGCCGCATCACGTCTTTTATGGAGGCGTCCTGTGACGCCACGGCCTTCTTAAGGTCTTTTTTTGGGATCATTCCGCATATCCTCTGAAACCTTTACCTGCATCCTGTATATTCTGCCGTCTATCTTCATATATGCCGCCTCTTCCATGCTATTTGTGGTAAGCGCCCTCAGCTTCCTGGCGATCTCCGTCCTGTCTCCCGCCGGATCGAACTCTCTTATCCTCTCTATGTCGGTCTTCGTATGGAACGTGCCTCCGCTCCCGGGCTGGGGCCTTCGCTCATAGGTGCCTTTGACGAGGGAAGGCCACGCCTCTTTGAATACCTCGAATTCGAGGTCGAGCACCCTCTTGTAGAGAGAGTCGGCAGTATCATCCGGTGAAACGGTTATGCGCTTCTGGTGTACGATATCACCTGTGTCGACGCCCTCATCCATGAAATGGAGCGTAGCCCCATATGGCGTGCCGTCCCATATCGCCCATGTAGGCGTGTGCCACCCGCGGTTGTAAGGCAGGTACGCCGGGTGGAGGTTCAGGACGCCGCGGCTTGGTATCGCGAGCACTTCTTTGGTGACTATATAAGGGAAATGTATGCACAATATATAATCGGGCCTGACGGAGCTCAGCAGGTCGAGCCCCTCCTTTTTGGAGAACTTACTGCCCTCCAGTATCCTCGAACCGTCAAGGTGGCCGCAGAGGGACTTCAGCTCTTCCGCATGAGAAGCCCGTTTTGCGTCGGTTACGAGGAGCACCTCGGGCAATACGCCCTCTCCCGCGATAAAACGGAGCACCTTCACGGCTATGGCGCGGTCTCCTGCATAAACTATCCTGGGGGCCCTTTTATTATCCATATATCAGTATGTTATCCGTTTATGGAGAAGGCGGTCGCCTATCTTTATATCCTCGAGCAGAGAGACGATCCTCTTTGCCGCGTTCCCGTCGCCGTACAGGTTGCGATGCCGGGCCGCGCCTTTCCTGAATGCGCTGTCGGACATGGCCTTCTTTACGGCATTCACTATCTCACCCTTAACGCACCGCACATCTATTATATTGGGGCTCCTCTCGCGGCCGTGTTGCCTGGCGCCTATATTGACCACCGGCAGGCCGAAAGAAGGCGCCTCTATGATGCCGCTCGAGGAATTCCCGACAAGGACCGAGGCGATCTTCATCAACCCCAGGTAATCTTCGTGCGGGATGCTCTTGAACGCCTTTATGAACGGGTATCTTTTGTAAGACCGTATCACTTCGATCATCCTTCTGCCGCCCGCATCGGCGTTCGGATATGCGACGATCGTCTGCACCCCTGTCTCCCGGACCGCATCGAGCATGATCTTCATATGGGAGGCCGCCTTCCCTATTTCGGTGGATACGGGGTGCTGCACGGCCAGGATCAAAGGCGAGGTCGGATCTATCTTATATCTTTTGATGAGCTTAGCGCGGGGGGAGAATCGCCCGTTAATTATACGATCGAGCGCAGGCGCGCCCACCACATGCACCCTCCACGGCTCTTCCCCCATCCTGATTATCCTCTCCCCGGAACCTTTTGTAGGGGCCAGGTGGATATGGGCCAGCTTCGTTATGGCATGGCGCAGGAGACCGTCGACATGGCCGGAGACCTCTCCTCCGTGGATATGCGCGACGGGAATATTGAGGTAATTGGCGGCTATGGCGCCTGAGAGCATCTCGCCCCTGTCCCCGAGGACCATTACTACATCCGGCCTTAACTCCGCGAATATCTTTGACAGCAGGATGACCGCCTTGCCGACAGAGACGGACATAGCGACGGCCGTATCTTCGCCGTATGAGATGTCCGCCTTCCTGTAAATACGGAAACCGTCCTTCTCTATCTCCCTTGCCGTATATCCGAACTCGCGCATGAGATGCATGCAGGTGGCTACTATATACAGCTCGAGATGCCGCGAACCTTTAATGGCACGGAATACAGGATGATATATCCCGTAATCGGCGCGGCTTCCCGTTATGGCGCATATCTTCTTCTTCATGAGAGCATCTTCCATGTAAGCAGGGTATCACGCTTTATCGTGCGTCTCGCCCTTTTTCCGATCACCCTGCCGATGAGCCTCGGCTCTATGCCGGTCCCCGGCCTTTTGAGGGCGAGCATATCATCGCGCACCACGGTCCCCGCGGGGATATCTACCTCCGCCACCACACTCTTCCTTGCGACCATGCGCACGGGCGCCTCATTGGCCGTCATGACCTTCCTGCCGTCACCCATCGACCTCTCGATATTCCGTATCGAGCGCACCATCCTCTTAAGTTCATCGGGCTCGATCGAAGAGAGATGGTCCGGCCCCGGCATATTCCTGTCGAGCGTAAAGTGTTTTTCGATGACTGATGCGCCTCTTGCCGCGGCGGCACATGCCGCCTCCAGGCCTTCTGCATGGTCGGAATAACCTGCCGGCACTCCGAACTCGGCGCGGAGCGTATCGATCGCCTTCAGGTTCACGTCCTCATACCTCGCCGGGTAGTTCGAAGTGCAGTGGAGGAGCACAAGTTTCCTGTTGCCGCTTTCGTAAATGGTATTTACCGCCGCCCTCACCTCTTTCAGAGTGGACATGCCGGTGGAGAGTATTATGGGCTTACCATAACCTCCTACTTGAGATAATAACGGGTCGTTGGTGATCTCTCCTGAGCTTATCTTGAACGCGGAGACTCCGATCTCCTGCAGGACCAGTGCGCTCTTCGGGTCGAACGGCGTCGTCAGGAATATGATGCCTCTCTTTTTACAGTGATCGAAGAGGGACTCGAGATCGGACCGGGAAAGCTCAAGCTCTTTCAGCATCTCGAATTGCGACTTGCCCGGGGCCGTCCTCTTCTGGTACTCGGCCTTCGGGGCGTTTACCGTGGCGAGCTCGTCCGCCCTGAATGCCTGGAACTTTACCGCATCCGCTCCGGCGTCGGCGGCGACATCCACCATCTTCTTCGCAAGCGACAGCTCCCCGTTATGGTTCACACCCGCCTCGGCTATTATGAATACTGGCATACCGACGCCTATCCTCTTATTCCCTATGGTGACCGATCTGTTATTTTTCATCTCTCTTCAG
This window contains:
- a CDS encoding NAD-dependent epimerase/dehydratase family protein; this translates as MIPKKDLKKAVASQDASIKDVMRLIDHSGLRVAYIVDDKKRLIGAASDSEIRKAILKGSDVSEKVKAIINPHPVFLREKDLSNGYVAKKAVRELRARMPDSRYILVVDGKGRPCRMAFCDAITGENALRPHRKRVMGRNILVVGGAGYLGSILVRRLLEHGARVKVLDLLMYGAESMDGLAGKRNFTLVEGDMRNISTMVRSLEGVDSVVNLAAIVGDPACKNKPEAAIETNYLANKVLAEACRYHQINRFIYASTCSVYGMMDDELPLDEDSPLNPVSLYARSKIRSEEGVLGLVDENFSPTILRMGTLYGYSPRMRFDLVVNTMTKTAMVEKRIKVHGGGRQWRPLVHVKDAAEAYVRCLESPINAVKGEVFNVGSDGQNYQIFTVAEVVQRHVPGSRLINEGESKDQRNYNVSFAKAASTLGLRAANDLKEGVIEIRKWLMGRSAEDLEDARYYNVEYGQ
- a CDS encoding histidinol-phosphate transaminase, with the translated sequence MSFKYKEWVKPVLRERGADETRYGSLRLEKNERVTPFSTGFWKKAAGRITQECVMAYPEPERLYKKLSAFHGYGVDHFMLTAGSDAAIRHAFDLCVKPGDGVVTLKPTFAMVEVYCELYGAGKRFAGFDKDLTLDTKKLLNDIDEKVSLVVIANPNSPTGTYIELPMMKKIVAKAEGAGAVVLIDEAYHGFCPKTSISLIEDHDNVMVTRTFSKACGLAGARIGYIAASPVLTALLYKFRPMYEASGPAVILAEEVLDNWEEVRKYLVGTKLGEKYLIRELDRLGFRYVSTVSNFIHIDFGTKKEKALASFKKADIRVRSGLPIKGYETFLRITTGPEEAMKRLIKVMEKL
- a CDS encoding DegT/DnrJ/EryC1/StrS family aminotransferase → MIEKGKRGGLKRRLPAIAGGKPAFDEPVPITRPTITGIGGLVKGYRRILESGMITNAGYVKEFENRVAEYTGARHAIALASCTSGLMLIMKALGLKGEVILPSFTFHATAHAVVWNGLKPVFVDCDPATYNIDPEEAEKAITPATSAILAVYIFGNPPDMDKLERIARRRDLKLIFDAAHGFGSVYKGRNAGTFGDAESFSLSPTKLVTAGEGGVVTTNDDKLAGMVRIGRNYGDPGTYDCAFSGLSARMDEFSGLLGIEGLKRLEAHAKRRNSIAALYTRRLSKLEGLTFQKIEGRNRSSYKDFSILVDGARFGITRDVLADALAAEKIVTKKYFYPAVHDQKIFLGFRNGAAKFEATERLAGGSLSLPLYSDMPLSDVERICDTIERIHGYYKRPG
- a CDS encoding radical SAM protein codes for the protein MGKTMKPDATMKVNSNVHRMAGADLLANPDARFMEYRRNWKEWPENFSTGGFPLFIDIEATNACNLSCPFCPTTPKREVLEKDLISPDLVARIIDEGAANGLAGVKFNIRGEPLLHPRIAEFVKHAKSAGLIDVYFNTNGMLLTEEMSERLIDASLDRISVSFEGYTKEMYEKYRVGSKYETVLANIETMQALKRRMGADRPKLRVQTVMLPEIETIKEEYKDFWKGRADEVIFLDHQETGEKRRGRKYPWACQQLWQRMAVFCDGTILPCNHDFDGLIALGNIKEISIKDAWCSDKLNRIRELHRKGAAHEIPACDNCCLRHSEIDNFLKREKGGVPK
- a CDS encoding formyltransferase family protein; the protein is MDNKRAPRIVYAGDRAIAVKVLRFIAGEGVLPEVLLVTDAKRASHAEELKSLCGHLDGSRILEGSKFSKKEGLDLLSSVRPDYILCIHFPYIVTKEVLAIPSRGVLNLHPAYLPYNRGWHTPTWAIWDGTPYGATLHFMDEGVDTGDIVHQKRITVSPDDTADSLYKRVLDLEFEVFKEAWPSLVKGTYERRPQPGSGGTFHTKTDIERIREFDPAGDRTEIARKLRALTTNSMEEAAYMKIDGRIYRMQVKVSEDMRNDPKKRP
- a CDS encoding cytidylyltransferase, whose protein sequence is MICAILKGRKGSKGFPGKNMYKVLGKPLSYYPMASAEGCPEVDETYVTTDDEALMKLARNNGVKVIERPPELCTDAALGDDVYVHAYGLIKKEYEKRGKDVELVVLLMCNAPCITSAAISEGIKVLRAHPDYDSAVTVSKYNMWSPLRARKEDDNGLLKPFVPFEVFGDPKKLSCDRDSQGDVWFADMGVSIVRPRCIENIKEGLLPQKWMGQKIYPLKQWGGLDVDYEWQIPQAEAWLRDHGFKGKG
- a CDS encoding radical SAM protein; the encoded protein is MKLLLVWPNKDSFGFKPIGISLLAGIARQLGWETKLFDTTGIDFGYTDNTQFGQSVKMFKPVDPSSYNLKKEKLDLKEEFKKAFSEFRPDCVAIGVLSDEFRIAAQISAAAKEAMPDIPIIWGNKYPTLNPEKTLLSHNADFVCIGEGLRAFPEFLKAMAGGGDLYSIPNIWGNKKGSIVKNAPGPLVKDIDAMPYVDWEIFDKRQFYKPFDGRIYVGGDHMLNWGCPYHCTYCINHFYHGLYSNKYVMRRYSVKRILPELKHLVKRYGLQFFKFHDEDFLMRPVDNLRELGEAYRDEIGLPFTIETNPKSVTEEKVRILKEMNCASASIAIETGDLHLRRDVLKRVDTEEDVIRAFSLFRDAGIRTVSFNMLGIPFETRKTYYATVELNRNAGVQYPQVGLFFPFEGTELREIAIRENLFDPDEGSLYDRDNPPMKFPNLSKRELMEMRNVFPLYVKLPKSFWPFIERSEIQDDAGRMLRKEILDVYDKTVWSNNGWYDGGASEEMYLGQLAGILSKGS
- the neuB gene encoding N-acetylneuraminate synthase, producing the protein MKNNRSVTIGNKRIGVGMPVFIIAEAGVNHNGELSLAKKMVDVAADAGADAVKFQAFRADELATVNAPKAEYQKRTAPGKSQFEMLKELELSRSDLESLFDHCKKRGIIFLTTPFDPKSALVLQEIGVSAFKISSGEITNDPLLSQVGGYGKPIILSTGMSTLKEVRAAVNTIYESGNRKLVLLHCTSNYPARYEDVNLKAIDTLRAEFGVPAGYSDHAEGLEAACAAAARGASVIEKHFTLDRNMPGPDHLSSIEPDELKRMVRSIRNIERSMGDGRKVMTANEAPVRMVARKSVVAEVDIPAGTVVRDDMLALKRPGTGIEPRLIGRVIGKRARRTIKRDTLLTWKMLS
- the neuC gene encoding UDP-N-acetylglucosamine 2-epimerase, which encodes MKKKICAITGSRADYGIYHPVFRAIKGSRHLELYIVATCMHLMREFGYTAREIEKDGFRIYRKADISYGEDTAVAMSVSVGKAVILLSKIFAELRPDVVMVLGDRGEMLSGAIAANYLNIPVAHIHGGEVSGHVDGLLRHAITKLAHIHLAPTKGSGERIIRMGEEPWRVHVVGAPALDRIINGRFSPRAKLIKRYKIDPTSPLILAVQHPVSTEIGKAASHMKIMLDAVRETGVQTIVAYPNADAGGRRMIEVIRSYKRYPFIKAFKSIPHEDYLGLMKIASVLVGNSSSGIIEAPSFGLPVVNIGARQHGRERSPNIIDVRCVKGEIVNAVKKAMSDSAFRKGAARHRNLYGDGNAAKRIVSLLEDIKIGDRLLHKRITY